The proteins below are encoded in one region of Streptomyces roseirectus:
- a CDS encoding SpoIIE family protein phosphatase yields the protein MDRGTERDTPPGPGRVPLAVAVVDHEGLVSHWSTGARRLFGVPKEDAIGRPALDLLPVAGALPDPADTPAPTPYDVLAEYDGHGTALGTDLGYPSAGRARISVPGDDRADVLWWAYPLLGPGTERLLVLAADAAVLYDETPDDAVCVERVSPGFARHTEFTGADNLARGLPEILPSMSVGESARIVSQVLELGYPVLEFSQNEKVPVTPDWGVSRRTERKVRRERAARAAAQGLPVPDDLTDDGEDLEYVAVRERLEFLNEVSGRIGTSLDLARTIVEVSRAVVPRFTDVAGTYLREQVVAGEAFDEGVPDTRTMWHRVALEHTDEPGRWDDVVPVGEAMPFPAHTPFFQCMTTGEPVLVPRIDERLGHAIASQFDKRDIRPLITGRSMLVVPLKARNVVLGFMILLRHPERAEFNDMDRVTGAELAARAGLVLDNARMYTYQEAVAETLQDSMLPHIAPRMAGCDIATRYLPGTQLGRIGGDWFDAVKLPGARTAFVVGDVMGHGLNSAAKMGQLRTAIQTMAGLDLPPAQLLRNFDDLAQRLGGDYLATCLYAVYDPIAGELSIANAGHIPPVLVRAVDGGSELLDLPTGAPVGVGGVPFEAVRLRVEPGDRLVMCTDGLVEIRGEDIGVGLETLCESAAHPAASMDDACDTIIRALNPRGGRKDDVALLMARLNGIEPDDVAEWRLKPEPAEVRRARAAIAEQLYDWGLARLVDNTVLMVSELVTNAVRHARGRPVTVRLVRGETLLCEVDDADHELPTLLDAGALDETGRGLRVVSTLAREWGASRSGAGKSVWFELTLPRR from the coding sequence ATGGACCGTGGCACCGAGCGGGACACGCCTCCCGGCCCGGGACGCGTCCCGCTGGCCGTCGCCGTGGTCGACCACGAGGGCCTGGTCTCCCACTGGAGCACCGGCGCGCGCAGGCTCTTCGGCGTCCCCAAGGAGGACGCGATCGGCCGGCCCGCCCTCGACCTGCTGCCCGTCGCCGGCGCCCTCCCCGACCCCGCGGACACCCCCGCCCCCACCCCCTACGACGTCCTCGCCGAGTACGACGGCCACGGCACCGCGCTCGGCACGGACCTCGGCTACCCCTCCGCCGGACGCGCCCGCATCAGCGTGCCCGGGGACGACCGCGCGGACGTCCTGTGGTGGGCGTACCCCCTGCTCGGCCCCGGCACCGAACGGCTCCTGGTGCTCGCCGCCGACGCGGCCGTCCTGTACGACGAGACCCCGGACGACGCCGTGTGCGTCGAGCGGGTCTCCCCGGGGTTCGCCCGGCACACCGAGTTCACCGGCGCCGACAACCTCGCGCGCGGGCTCCCCGAGATCCTGCCCAGCATGAGCGTCGGCGAGAGCGCCCGGATCGTCTCCCAGGTGCTCGAACTCGGCTACCCCGTCCTGGAGTTCAGCCAGAACGAGAAGGTGCCCGTCACCCCCGACTGGGGCGTCTCGCGGCGCACCGAACGCAAGGTCCGCCGCGAACGCGCCGCCCGCGCCGCCGCCCAGGGCCTGCCCGTGCCCGACGACCTCACCGACGACGGCGAGGACCTGGAGTACGTCGCCGTACGCGAGCGCCTGGAGTTCCTGAACGAGGTCAGCGGGCGCATCGGCACGTCACTCGACCTCGCGCGGACCATCGTCGAGGTCAGCCGGGCCGTCGTCCCACGCTTCACCGACGTCGCCGGCACCTACCTGCGCGAACAGGTCGTCGCCGGCGAGGCGTTCGACGAGGGCGTGCCCGACACGCGGACCATGTGGCACCGCGTCGCCCTGGAGCACACCGACGAACCCGGCCGCTGGGACGACGTCGTGCCCGTCGGCGAGGCCATGCCGTTCCCCGCGCACACGCCGTTCTTCCAGTGCATGACGACCGGCGAACCCGTGCTCGTGCCGAGGATCGACGAGCGGCTGGGGCACGCGATCGCCTCGCAGTTCGACAAGCGCGACATCCGGCCCCTGATCACGGGCCGCTCGATGCTCGTCGTCCCCCTCAAGGCGCGCAACGTCGTCCTCGGCTTCATGATCCTGCTGCGCCACCCGGAGCGCGCCGAGTTCAACGACATGGACCGCGTCACCGGCGCCGAACTCGCCGCCCGCGCGGGCCTCGTCCTCGACAACGCGCGCATGTACACGTACCAGGAGGCGGTCGCCGAGACCCTTCAGGACAGCATGCTGCCGCACATCGCGCCGCGCATGGCCGGCTGCGACATCGCCACCCGCTACCTGCCGGGCACCCAGCTCGGGCGCATCGGCGGCGACTGGTTCGACGCGGTCAAACTGCCCGGCGCGCGCACCGCGTTCGTCGTCGGCGACGTCATGGGGCACGGCCTCAACTCGGCCGCCAAGATGGGCCAGCTGCGCACCGCGATCCAGACCATGGCCGGCCTCGACCTGCCGCCCGCGCAGCTCCTGCGCAACTTCGACGACCTCGCGCAGCGGCTCGGCGGCGACTACCTCGCGACCTGCCTGTACGCCGTGTACGACCCCATCGCCGGCGAGCTGAGCATCGCCAACGCGGGCCACATCCCGCCCGTCCTGGTGCGCGCCGTCGACGGGGGCAGCGAACTCCTCGACCTGCCCACCGGCGCGCCCGTCGGCGTCGGCGGGGTGCCCTTCGAGGCGGTGCGCCTGCGCGTGGAGCCCGGCGACCGGCTCGTCATGTGCACCGACGGGCTCGTCGAGATCCGCGGCGAGGACATCGGTGTCGGCCTGGAGACCCTGTGCGAGTCCGCCGCGCACCCCGCGGCCTCCATGGACGACGCCTGCGACACGATCATCCGCGCCCTCAACCCGCGCGGGGGCCGCAAGGACGACGTCGCGCTCCTCATGGCCCGCCTCAACGGCATCGAGCCCGACGACGTCGCCGAGTGGCGCCTGAAACCCGAGCCCGCCGAGGTCCGCCGCGCGCGGGCCGCGATCGCCGAGCAGCTGTACGACTGGGGGCTCGCCCGCCTCGTCGACAACACGGTCCTCATGGTGAGCGAGCTGGTCACCAACGCCGTCCGGCACGCGCGCGGGCGGCCCGTCACCGTGCGGCTCGTGCGCGGGGAGACGCTGCTGTGCGAGGTCGACGACGCGGACCACGAACTGCCCACCCTCCTCGACGCGGGCGCGCTGGACGAGACGGGGCGCGGACTGCGGGTGGTGAGCACGCTGGCGCGCGAGTGGGGCGCCAGCCGGTCGGGGGCCGGCAAGAGCGTGTGGTTCGAACTGACGCTGCCGAGGCGGTGA
- a CDS encoding class I SAM-dependent methyltransferase — MSVTQHYREAWEGFWREAPQEPGSVLWDAEPDVTAAAHVPLFTPHLLDPGLPLIDLGCGNGTQTRFLATRFTRVLGVDLAEAALEHARRADPEGRAEYRFLDAVDRDAAERLHDELGDANVYMRGLLHQCGPEDRGPLTEAVAALLGARGRVFLVEPSEEAGAILGGLARRPEGPPPKVAPIFRHGIAPGAVSDAAVPGHLTSAGLTVLALGQAPLTTTEHTADGALIVLPSRWAVAGRTA, encoded by the coding sequence ATGAGCGTGACACAGCACTACCGGGAGGCGTGGGAAGGGTTCTGGCGGGAGGCGCCGCAGGAGCCCGGCTCGGTGCTCTGGGACGCGGAGCCGGACGTCACCGCCGCCGCGCACGTGCCACTGTTCACGCCGCACCTCCTCGACCCCGGGCTGCCGCTGATCGACCTGGGCTGCGGCAACGGGACCCAGACGCGGTTCCTCGCGACCCGCTTCACGCGAGTGCTCGGCGTGGACCTCGCCGAGGCCGCCCTGGAGCACGCCCGCCGCGCCGACCCCGAGGGGCGCGCGGAGTACCGGTTCCTGGACGCCGTCGACCGGGACGCCGCCGAACGCCTCCACGACGAACTGGGCGACGCGAACGTCTACATGAGGGGCCTCCTGCACCAGTGCGGCCCCGAGGACCGCGGGCCCCTCACGGAGGCCGTGGCGGCCCTTCTGGGGGCCCGGGGCCGCGTCTTCCTGGTCGAGCCCTCCGAGGAGGCCGGCGCGATCCTGGGCGGCCTCGCACGCCGTCCCGAGGGGCCGCCACCCAAGGTCGCCCCGATCTTCCGGCACGGCATCGCTCCCGGAGCGGTGTCCGACGCGGCCGTGCCCGGCCACCTGACGTCGGCGGGGCTCACCGTCCTGGCGCTCGGGCAGGCGCCCCTGACGACGACCGAGCACACGGCCGACGGCGCGCTCATCGTGCTGCCGTCCCGGTGGGCCGTGGCGGGGCGCACCGCCTGA